The DNA sequence CATCGTTTTTCCAATTGGCCATAGTAATCGCACTACCACCAACTAACACAACAACGGTTGGTTTACCTGTTGCAGCAACGGCTTTTATTAATGCTTCTTGATGCCCTGGTAAAGCCAATAAAGCACGGTCTCTAAATTCACCTTCGTGAATACCAGCGAATACAACCGCAACATCACTTTTTTCTGCAGCTGATACAGCATCTTTAATTTGCTGTTCCCACTCTTGGGTTACATCGGCATCCCAAATAAATTTGAATTTTGCATTTCCTGCAGATTCGTAAAATTCAATTTTTACATCGTATTCTTTTCCTTCAACAAAATAAAATTCTTTTAAAATGGTATTATACGATTGCTTTTGCCAATTATCAATTAACAATTTACCATCTAAATACAAACGGTAACCATCATTACCTTCAATACCAATTTTTGAAATTCCTGTTTTAGGTGCTTTAACTTTTCCTGTCCAACGCACAGAATACCAATCGTAAGGTAAATCTTTATGAGGTGAAAATAAGGTCCAACCAAAACCAATTTTCTTATCTACGCGCTCCACTTTTGGCGAACCGCTTAATGTAATATTATCGAAATAATCGCCTTTTAAACCTTCAACCTCTTTACCTTCTTTAGTTGACGATAAATATTTTGGTGCAATAACGGTGTAATTTTCTTCTTTAAGTGAAACGCCTTCGGCATAACTAATATTAGCTTCTCCAATTTTAGCAGCTACACCATTGTAAAATGAAACTTTATCGTTACCAGGTCCGCTATAACCACCTAAACGTACTGTTTTAGCATCGTGACCAATTAAGGCTACTTTTTTATTTGATTTGCTTACAGGTAAAACTGCATTATTATTTTGAAGCAACACCATAGATTTTGACGCTGCTTTTCTAGCTAACTCACGGTGTGTTTTATGTCCGTTCCATTTATCGGCTTCTTTAGCATCAACATAAGGATCTTCAAATAAACCTAATTCAAATTTTATTTTTAAAATACGGCTAACCGCTTCATCAATAGCTTTAATATCAACCATTCCTTTTTCGTAAGCTTCCCAGAATAATGGAAAATGATTATAGTTGGTTTGAAACATCACATCTAGTCCACCTTCAACCGCATCTTCTGTAGCTTCAGCATAATTTGCTGCAGTAAAATGTAATACATTGGCGCCACCAGTTGCACCAGCATCTGAAATTACAAATCCATCAAATCCCCATTCGCCTTTTAATTTATCTCTTAACAACCAAGCGTTTGATGTACAAGGTGTTCCGTCTAAAGAATTATAAGCCGTCATTACCGAACGTGCGCCTGCTTTTTGAAAAACGGCTTTAAAAGCTGGAAAATAAATTTCTTCTAATAAACGTTCGTTAAAACTAATTGGGTAACTATCACGACCACCAGCACCAACATTTGCAACAAAGTGTTTTGGTGTAGTTATAACGCCTTCATTTTCAAACTCACTAATAAAAGACACCCCCATTTGTGTTGTTAAATATGGGTCTTCGCCGTAAGTTTCCTCTACACGTCCCCAACGTACATCGCGCGCAATATTTA is a window from the Pseudalgibacter alginicilyticus genome containing:
- a CDS encoding glycoside hydrolase family 3 protein encodes the protein MKYKLNIKQVFTCLLLGGIITISLSFTDKKDPPYKNPKLPVEERVQDLLSRMTLEEKFWQMFMIPGDLSIGKDKLKHGIFGFQISSKGKNDNAAEQIMDYGSTGSAQDMANEINKLQKYFLEETRLGIPIIPFNEALHGLARDGATVYPQAIGLAATWDTNLVGDVAKAITKETKTRGIRQILSPVLNIARDVRWGRVEETYGEDPYLTTQMGVSFISEFENEGVITTPKHFVANVGAGGRDSYPISFNERLLEEIYFPAFKAVFQKAGARSVMTAYNSLDGTPCTSNAWLLRDKLKGEWGFDGFVISDAGATGGANVLHFTAANYAEATEDAVEGGLDVMFQTNYNHFPLFWEAYEKGMVDIKAIDEAVSRILKIKFELGLFEDPYVDAKEADKWNGHKTHRELARKAASKSMVLLQNNNAVLPVSKSNKKVALIGHDAKTVRLGGYSGPGNDKVSFYNGVAAKIGEANISYAEGVSLKEENYTVIAPKYLSSTKEGKEVEGLKGDYFDNITLSGSPKVERVDKKIGFGWTLFSPHKDLPYDWYSVRWTGKVKAPKTGISKIGIEGNDGYRLYLDGKLLIDNWQKQSYNTILKEFYFVEGKEYDVKIEFYESAGNAKFKFIWDADVTQEWEQQIKDAVSAAEKSDVAVVFAGIHEGEFRDRALLALPGHQEALIKAVAATGKPTVVVLVGGSAITMANWKNDVDGIIMAWYAGENGGNGFADILFGDENPAGRLPITFPVDEAQCPLYYNNKPTGRGDNYHNLTGQPLFPFGYGLSYTSFEYSNIEFSKNNIAPNESIEVTCTITNSGKLDGEEVVQLYIRDELSSVAQPIKSLKGFQRIALKAGESKTVTFTLDSEALSMLDINLKRVVEPGDFRIMIGASSKDIRLRKILTVK